Sequence from the Sorghum bicolor cultivar BTx623 unplaced genomic scaffold, Sorghum_bicolor_NCBIv3 super_826, whole genome shotgun sequence genome:
CAACATGTGCAGCACCAGCGGCGGCGTCAATaacaacagcgccgccgccgcgacgtcCACGCAAGCCCTAAGCGCGTCGGCTCTCGAGCGGATCCAGCTCCACATGCGCCTCCAAGGCATCTACGGCGCGTTCGGCTGCAGCGCCGACGCCAACGACGACAgcaacgccgccgccgtcgcggcgGCGCCGCAGTGGCCGAAGCTTGAGGCGCTGCTGCAGGCGAATAGGCTGCTCCCTGGGTCACTGCCGGCGGACGCCATGGCCACAACCGTGAGCGTGCAACAGCACCATCAGCATCTGGTCGACCACCAGAGCCTCGCCGCCGGCGCCAGTGATGCGGCGGCTGTCGAGGGCGAGCAGCAACTCAGCTCTGCCGGTGGGGCAGCAAACTACATGGCGCCGGGTGGTTTCTTCGAGCGCCCCAAGCTAGGGTTTTACTCTCCATCCGCCGAGGCCGAAGcccccgccggcggcggcgtagAGATGAATTCGGGCGCCCCGATGGTTGGCGGCGGCTACGGTGGCGCCGGGTTCGGAGCGCATCATCAGCACGACGAGCTATACGACTTCCTGTACAGCAAGTACGGATCAGTGGGGGAGCTGGCGCACGACGGGCATGTTCCAACGTTGCCGGAGCTGCAGTGCCCGGATGGCGCTGCCGTCGTCGGAGCCGATGAGAAGTTCTCGGCATGGACCGCGTCCGCCTGCGATTACGGCGCGGCCGGTGGCCATCAGATCCAGCAGGGAAACTCCATTATGCACGATTACGTGCTAGGCGGCTATGATCAATGAGAGTAGGGTTTTGGTGTCGCGTGTCGTATTTGTGTGTGTAAAATTCTAGAGCTTATATATAGTTCATTTTCCAAATTGTCCAGTCCATATAGTTATATATGTATGTTTCGTTTCGATTGATCTTAAAACTTGCTGTTAATATACAATGGATGCGAATTAGTAATTCAATCAATATATTATATATCTCTGGATAATTAATCAATCCATATTCTTTGCATCGTATCTATTGTCCCTCTCATGTACAAGAACTTTGTGGTGCTCTAAGGAAGAGGATGGAGACTGAAGAGAGACCGCGCGCAGGAGTGAATTGATTGTCTTCATACGGCAAAGTTATGGTGCAACACCGTACCTGCCGACATTTTGTACTCGGCAGATCTCCATTTGTCCATGTATGGTTTCTTAGCACAGATAAACAATCACACACAAATGTACACGGTGGCTAGCCTAGAATCTCGAGAACGTGCATGAACAGCAATGAAGACCAACGGCAACACTGTCGTCCGATGACAGTGCTATTTTCCACTGATATGAAAGAGTGGTACAAACATGATAACACCAATTACAATATGCTAACACAGTAACACACACATCAGAGTTCCAGCTATTTATATCAACAGCTTTCACACAGTAATGGTTACACAGAAAGAATCGTTAAAAACACGATACAAGGGAGCCTCTGTGAAACTGCCTGTCCAGAGCATGTCGAGGGGCGCGGTCACCGTCTGCCTCATTTGTCAACCATTCCCGCCTGGCCGGCCTCGGTTCAAACTCGCGTCTCCCACCTTGAGCGATCACCACGTCACCGGTCACCACAAGTGCCACCTGGCATGTGAGCCTTACACCAACATGGCCATGAACCATGGTTGTTTGGTACTAAACATTTGAACTTGCTGATGCTTGTGTAATTTCTACCTCATCTTGGCTACACTGTCTTAAGGTTGATCACTTGATTTGGTTCGCCTACACCTGCTTCAAGCATAGTAACAAATTAACGAATGAAACGTAAGTGTCGTTCTAAGCGTGCAGGGTGTGGTACCACACTAGTGATCAAGATTACCTTGTCGTCGTCATCCATTGTCGCCATTGGCACCTCATGCCAATCAGAAGTTGACCTTGAACATCTTTAAACCCCTTTCAAGTGGTTGCTCGATAGGTAACTAGTTGTCACAGACATGTGGGAGGGGCTCATCTTCCGAGAGTGGATTTTTCGAATGCCCTTGTTCTCTCATCCAttcatcttgcatcaagagttGTTCGAGCAAGAGGTGGGTAGATAAAATCATAGGTAGTTGAGAGAATATTACATCAATATTCGTGATACATGAGAAATCATGGTCGGATGGTCCTAATAGACTGTGCAGCCAAAACAACATGCATTCATGCCTTTCTCCATCATATTCATCCTCTACGCTTCATCTCCTCTTTCTCATCTTCATCTCTTCCTTTTCATCACTCCAAAATTTAGAGAGGGATTCAGGGCCTCAGGGGGGCTCCAAGGGCAACATGGTGCCTAGGGGGTAGGGGCTAGAGCCAACTTCTCATGTTAGATCTGCCCCTAAGTGTACAGAAATGGTGTGTATGGCCAAGAACTATAATATATTGTGTGCCTTGTTCACCCTAGATCCTTGATCCTCATCCACCATGACAGTGTCGAGTGTCCTACGACTCTGTCTCACCTCACCAGGAACAATTCAAGGACACAACCCACGCACCTAGATAAACAAGTAAGGCGAAACCACTTTTTTAGCTCTCACAAAGGCTTCTGGCTCCAAAGAGTGTGAATCATAGGTAGAACGAAGCGGAAGAACACCGCCTACTTGTCCGAAGCGGTACCAAATAAGGTTTTTTACCAACAAACATTTCTAGGTAATTTCGTCCACCCATAAAACGATTTTTTGGTGTTATTTTTGTAGTAAACGAATTATGTTATTTCTTTAACAGAGCATATCCAAGGTATAATTTTTATAGCTTTGAatgaaaaatatattataagattttttttaaaaaaaatcaagccCTGCCTTGGCCTTACACATAGGCTTCATATTGGAATTGATTATTGGCCATATCACTTTCTCTATGGATTCAATAGTCGGATCAGGAGTCATTAATGGGCCATGGCCCAAACGGTAAATGGTTTTTGTGGTTTGTTTGTAGCCCATACAAGTGGTACATAAAAGTAGATGTCAGTATATTGCTTATGGCTAATAACCGCTATACAGTGTGCCCCGCCTGCCTCACTGCCTCAGCACCTCAATCCACTTCTATATGCCCCCCACGACCTGCTCGAGGAGGACGGGGTAGTTCGAGAAGATGGTCTGCATGCAGACAAACACTACTACACGTTTTATTCTGCGCAGCGTTTCACATAAGGGCTCCGAGCCGGGCATTATTTTTTGCCGCCATGATTATTCAGGGCCGGCTGAAGCCGACCAGCCCATCGGACAATCGCCACGGTTAATtattaaccgtagcgggcaGTTTAAAGTAATTGCCATGATTAATATCTATTAACCGTGGCGGACGTTGTAAGATAACTGCCATGGTTAATAGTATTAACTGTGGCAGTTGCTTATAGTGCCTGTCAAGGTTAATAGCTCATCAACCATGGCGGTTACGTTACAATGTCTGCCTCGGTTAAGCCACGATTAACCATGACTTGTATGGCCGTGACGGTTGCAAAAACCGCCAAAGTAAATGCAAAAGGTCCACCATGGTTAAGTTTTTCTATAGTAGTGAAAGGAGTCAGCtcaagcttttttttttctcccacGGAGAGTTTCGGCTCCAACAAGCGGGAATCATGGGTGGAGCAAAGCCAAATGCCACCCTGCCCTGTTTGGTTGGGCAGTTGGGTGAGTTTAGAAGCTGGGTGTGGAATGACAGGTAGAGCAGTATCGACAGGGCTTAAATAATCCTTGGGTAATTTTGTCTACCTAGAAAATGAAATTCAAAGttctttttcccagaaaacgaCATTATGTTGTTTATGTAATGAGAAGATCTAGGGTATAATTTTATAATTTCGAATGAAAAATGTATTagcaaattttaaaaaataaagccCTACCtagccttagagcatctccaagagattagctaaatcattttctaaaggtaAAATTTAGCTATTGTTGAAGAAAAAATGTTTTCAACAGACTCTATAAATGACTCTTCAAATTTAGTAACTCTTCATCCATCTTATTCGCTCTCTAATTTTAGATAGTCTACCTCATTAGTCATCTTTTATAGAGTCTgttggagtactctaatatttttttgtcaaaatttattttagagagtagctaaatcaATAAATTTGGCTAATGTTTTttgctaatctcttggagatgctcttacacaGGTaggcttagagcaactccaacagctttgctATTTTTATTATGGAGGCATTTTAGAATTTTTATAGTAGAAAAataggctccaacagatgtgctatttggttttgtaaaatagaaagtttgttATCCCTTAATTTtcgttggccatatatagccaaccactggcACTAGCTATCTGATATCAAGGCTGTTGTAAACTTCTTAttttttaagaagttatctattttacaaaatggctaaacattagAATTTAGCTACTCATTTTAGCtaagctcttggagatgctcttagcgcGTTGGAATTGGCCAGATCACTTGTTCTGTGGAAGCAATAAATGGAGTACGAGTCACTATAATGGGCCATGGCCCATGGGCTGATGTTTTTCATGGTCTTTTTGTTCCTGTACTGGTAGTATAGGACATTTGATTTGGTGATGAGATCACTTCCACCAGCCACCGCAGGCGGAAACTCCATACCGCTACGGCTTGCGGCCGCATCCCTTATCTCCTTCCGTCTAGAGTGCTTCAAGATTTGTGCGTCAGCCAACTCCCACTCCCAACCCATTCCATTCCCCAACCAAATACATCATTCCCATTCTTCTCTGTCTGTACACACGCACATACTTGTCTGGATTCACATTCCCCCACTCGTCCTTTCTTTATCCTTCCACACATCTTCTCTTTTTCTTCCTCTCTccacacctctctctctctctccattccACTTCTTTTATGTTTGTCTACAACAGCTCTCTAAGTTTATCACTTTAATTATTTTCTCGTATATTTttgtcttcttcattatctctacATTTCTCTCACTGCGAATCTTTTTTTTCAAATCTGTCCAATTTTACTTAATATTACTTCACACGGGTGACTAATTATCACACGGGCCTCTAATTACACTAATCCATCGGCAATAGTAACGACATCCACACCACTCGAACATCTTTCTGACTATACAATATGAGGTTTTAATATTTTGCCCTAAGTAAACATAAAAATTTACCAAGTGTGGATATTTGATACACTTTCCAAAATAAAGAAGCTTTTTTTTTCCTCCCTCAAAAAAAAGAAGCTTTTTTTTCCCACTACACTGCAATAACTAACATCGCAAGTTCATTATTATTATATCATGAGGCACACAAAATTTTTTGTGCCTTTTCTAAATCATCTCATAAAAAAACAACTTACGGTACTCACAAGAGTCCATCAATTTTCTCATGCCTGCACCGCACTATTTCAACTATGCCTGCATCAAGTTCAAAAAAAACCATGCCTGCACCGTCCCCACCGTTACTATGCGCCCACTCCCCTCACTGTAGAAGTACGACGCTGTCGTTCACCCGTGGCGCCGCGGTCGCCGCTCCCATCCCATCCACGTCACAATGAAAAGACGACAGGGGCCTTGTAGTTCAccttaaaaaccaaaaagttttcaagattaccTGTCAcaccgaatcttgtggcacatgtataaaacattaaatatagacaaaaaataaaaactaattacacagtttagctgtaaatcacgaaacgaatcttttgatcctagttagtccatgattgaataatat
This genomic interval carries:
- the LOC8155289 gene encoding uncharacterized protein LOC8155289, with protein sequence MCSTSGGVNNNSAAAATSTQALSASALERIQLHMRLQGIYGAFGCSADANDDSNAAAVAAAPQWPKLEALLQANRLLPGSLPADAMATTVSVQQHHQHLVDHQSLAAGASDAAAVEGEQQLSSAGGAANYMAPGGFFERPKLGFYSPSAEAEAPAGGGVEMNSGAPMVGGGYGGAGFGAHHQHDELYDFLYSKYGSVGELAHDGHVPTLPELQCPDGAAVVGADEKFSAWTASACDYGAAGGHQIQQGNSIMHDYVLGGYDQ